The genome window GTTAGTAGAAAAGCAAAAATAACACAGAGTTCCTTTGATTAACACATTGATTATATTGGGAACTCATTATAAAGATACTTATATTTTCCTTTGTTGAAACATCTTATTTTAGACGTGAAAGCTGTTGTAATAAATGATTAATTTGGATGAAAAGGAATAAATTAAGGAAATATAAAAATATTTTTTGGATATTTATTATTAATCTCACATCTATATACATTTTTCAGAAAAAATGAACTTCTTTTTCGGGTGCCGCCACATCGCTATCAATGTTGTTTTAGAATAAAGTTTGTTCAAATCAATGCAAATGACCTTGATAAAAGAACAAAAAGAAAGAGCGTGTTTTGAAAAAAGATTAATCAAAACTTGCTCTTGTACGAAAAAGCCAAGGCTTTCTTGAAAAAGCGCTTGGCTGCTTGTTTATCCCTTGATTTACTTAGATAAAAATCAATGGTATTCCCTTCTGAATCAACGGCACGATATAAATACATCCATTGCCCTTTCACTTTAATATAGGTTTCATCGACTCTCCATGAATCGTTTGTTGATTTAAGATGATGCCGTATTTTCTCTTCTAATTGAGGTCCATCTTGATGAACCCAGCGCATAATCGTTGTGTGAGCTATGGATAAGCCTCTTTCCTCCATCATTTCCACCAGGTTACGGAAGCTCAAATTGGACCGTAGGTACCACCTTACTGTTAATAAAATTAGTTCCGGCTGATAATGCTCTATTTGAACAAATTTTCCTTTTCCATACCGATCACACACCTGTTTTAGAGTCATACTATCAGTATGTCCAAGTTTAGGAAATTACTTGCAAGAGCTTTAGAGTTTTTGCACCAGAACCCAAAAGGACACCCCCGCCAGATGCTCCTAGCAAGTGTGTCCTTTTACATTTTCCTATCAATGAAACTATTATTTTACTCCTACGTCATTCCAAGCTTTTTGCACAGCTTGATATGTCGTACTGTTAACACCGTAGTAATCAGCAGTAGATTGTAATAAAGCAGCACGTGCCTTGCTGAAATCACTTGTTGGTGTAAGGTACGTTGTTAAAGCACGGTAATAGATTTTTTCTGCTTTTTCTTTACCAATAGCATTGATTGTTAAATAAGCAGCTTTATTTGGAATACCGCTATTGATATGTACGCCGCCATTGTCTCCTTCTTCTGTAGGTGGTAAATATTGATAATCATTCATATGAGTAGGTTGGCCATACTTTTCAGGATTTGATAAGCTGCGAAGTGCATCTCCTTCAACTCCAGGCGTATATACAGCTTCTCCTAAATCCCAGTTGGCTGGATCAACGAAATATCCAAATACATCAGAAAAAGATTCATTTAGTGCCCCGGATTGATTTAGGTATTCAAGCTCAGCTGACTTTTCAGTTACCGCATGTGTTAGTTCGTGTGCAACAACATCAAGAGAACCTGACAGCGGTGCGAATTCAACACCATCTCCATCACCATAAATCATTTGTTGTCCATTCCAGAATGCATTATTGTAGTTGGTTCCGAAATTGATTCCAGAACGAATCGTTGCACCTTTTCCATCAAAACTGTTACGGTTATGAACATTTTTATAATAATCATATACTTTTCCTGCATTAAAATGAGCATCAACTGCAGGAGCTTGGTTCTTATCTACCCAAGCATTATCTTGATCGTATAGATAGGAATTCTTTATATTCTCGTAATCAGTGCCATGATTAGTTGTAGTTGTCTCAATAACGCCACCATTCATCGGCTTTGTTGTGTCTTTTAAATAGTATTTTCCATATTGACTGCTATAAGTTGTATTCAGGTTTTTTCGATCCCCCAATACGCCGTTTCCGTAGCCTTTTTGCGGAGTGTCTGCATCTGTAACTGCATTATATGAATCTACAATTGTTCCATCTTCTGCGTTTACATAGATTTTCCAGTTTGCTCCATAAGGTTTAATGAATTGTAATTGTACTTTATAAGTTAAGTAATAATTCCCGTCTTTTTCATAAATAACTAAATCTTCTTTTTCATTTGTAGATTTTGCTTTTTCTTTTATTTGTTCCAACGGAGTCCCATTTGTTTCTACAAATGTATCTTTTTTTGCTAGATTAATATGTTTCCATGCATTTGAAAGAGCAGTTTCATTTGAAATCTTTGCCTTTGTATTTTCTTTCAAACGGTCAGCGGCAGCGAGATGTACGTCTCCGTTTACTGTTGTTACTTTGCCATCACGATTTGTATGAACAATGAAACGTGCACCATCAACTGGAACTTTATTAATAGATTGAATGTACACATAATGTTTCATTCCTAAATCATCTGACTTTACTTCTTTCAGTGTTAAGTCAGTTTGTGGGTTGATTTTAAATAATTCTTTATTTTCTTCAAGGAACGCCTTTACTGCTTTTTCTGAATCTACTTTTTTATCAGATAATTCCCCTGAAAGGAAGGATGGATTTCCCTGTTCATCATTCCACTGTTTTTGAACGACTTCCATTTTGTCCAAAGCTTCTTGCTGCGATACTTGTTCTTCTGCAAAGGCATTTGAAAATGGAGCCCCTAAAACCATTCCGGTTGCTAGTAATGTAACGACGGATTTCTTCATTTCTATCTCTCCTCTTACTCTTAATACTACGTATAATAAAGATGCATCTTATTAGGGAGTATACAAAAAAACATTTTCTTGTAGTCATTTATGCAAAATTGCATAAATTAAATTTTCGAATTATTCATTTTTTTAGAAATTTCACCCGTTTCTTGTAGGAATATGGAAACAATTCTGGGTATGAGGGGCCAATCTGGAATGAACTGCCCCCCAATATTCAAAAGTTTACATTCAAGAAAAGTAAAAAAAGAGTCCTAAATTAATAGGACTCTTTTTTGTTTTATGTATGAAAATGCTTAGCTTTTTATTTGATGATATATTGAACTGATTGCTCCAACGATAAAGCTTAAAACTAGTGTCCACATAATTAAAATGCGATTCATTTCAGGTGAAGGATTCCAATTAATAATTGCAATGATAGAAATAGGTAATGTGTGATTTTCGTTTTGGGATAATTCCGAATTCTTAAGTTGATGGGCATAGCGTGCTACCCCTTTTTGGATGAATTTTTTTTTATAAAAAAGTTTGATTAAAACTCACTTAGAATTCTTTAATCGAAAAGGTATAAAGAGGTCCGATTTTTTTGAAAACAGTATAAATTTCTTTAAAACGATACTACTTTATTTCAAATTCACACTCATTTGTTTTGTTATCCCTTATCAACCCTTAACACCAAACAAGACGCCACACCGATAACGGCAGCACCTGCGAGAATTGCTATTGGTTTCATCATTCATAATTCCCCAAATTTATGGTTACTCTTCTAAATAGACCAACAATATATTAAAATTATTTATATACTCCAAGGAGGTCTACTATGTTCAACTTTCGTGCAATACTACTCATCTTAGGATTCCTTTTGTTTTTATATGGTTTCATCTTCATTTTGTTATTCTTATCAGTGTAATAAAAATCCCGCATAAATATATGTTTAATGTGTAATTTCTATATAAAAAATAAAAAAAGCACCCATAACGAGTGCTTTTTTATTGCATATAGGCCTCACCATACATCGCCATCAACTTAAGAAATGAATTGTTCTCCAATTTGAGTGAATGGGTACAGCCTCAGATAATTATTTTATCTTTTCTAATTAAAATGAATTTTATGTCTTTTCTCTTGTTTACACCATATCTATTTATTAATATAAATGTAAGGAAATGAATTACATAAGCCCATACATTGGTTATAGAAAATTCTTTTCATAAATGGGTGGGGAATCTAGCAAATACAGGAGGGGTATGTGTGTTATCAAAGTGGAAAGTAGGAATTACAGCATCTATTCTTGCACTAACGACATTTACAACAGCAGTATCAGCTGAAGAAAAACCAGTGGATCAGCCAAAATGGCAAGAATGGGTTGAGGAGCATGCAAAAAAATTAAAAGAACCAACTGCTTATACGTATGAGGATTTATCATTCTTGAAAGAAACGGTACAAGACAAACGTATCGTTCTCCTTGGTGAATCAACACATGGTTCAACAGAAATAAACCAATCAAAGATTCGTATAATTAAGTATTTACATGAAGAAATGGATTATGATGTAATTGCATTTGAATCAGGGTTTGCGGAGGCAAATACAGGGTATCAAGAGTTAGATAAATTAACAGCTGAACAAGCGATGAAGAAATCTATTTCTTCTGTATGGTCTACAGAAGACGTGGAAGAATTATTTCAATACATAAAGGAACAAAAGAAAAAAGGGACACCCCTTATGTTAACCGGATTTGACATACAAATCCCGTATAAAATTGAAAATTTTCCATTTGCAACCTTTGCTTCCGAATGGATTGAGAAGTTGAATCCTAAAGTAGCTAATTTACTTACAGAAGCGGAAGGTGATATCTTTAAATATCGTTCTGTGTCTTCCTATAAAGAGTTTCAAGCAATGCAGACACCCCTTATAGGAAAATATGAAAGGATAAAAGAATTTATCCAACAACATAAGGATGAATTACGACAAGTGGCACCTAAATCATTATATGATGTAAATCTTTTAGAAAAGACAATTAGTACTCGTATTGATTCGCTTAAAACATATATGTCAAATCAAATGAAAGAGAAGTATAGCATTCCATTTGACTACACTATTTACAATAATTACTCATTATATTCACGTGACCAAAAGATGGCTCAAAACTTAGCATGGCTTAGTGAAATACAATATACAGGTAAAAAAATAATGGTATGGGGTCATAATTATCATATTCGAAAACAGAATTCTAAAATGATTAAGGATTTCACAAATGAATTTGAATTCGTAGGACCAAATATGATAGATTACCTGCCAAAGCATATAAAGGATCAGATGTATACCATTGGTTTATTTGCGTATAGCGGAAGTAGCCTAAACTCTGAGGACAATAAAACAATCGAATATGTAAAGGAGAAACATGAATCCAATAGTATCGAAGAAATTTTGAAAGCTGCGCAACATCCACAAGTATTTGTAAATTTAAAAGGTGAGAAAAATCGTCCTGAAACATCTTGGATGTATACGCCAATAATTGCACAACATTGGGGATATAGGGATGAAATTATGATTCCAAATCAACAGTATGATGGCATTCTATGGCTAGAATATATTACACCTTCTCGGATTAAATAAAATAAAAAAGTGCGCCATTAAGATAGGATGGTGCACTTTTTATACAAATCATTTAGAAAAATGTATTGGTTCCATGCTGTGTACGCAGACGCCCCAAATGAATCAGGGGAAGGCTCGTATCGCGGATGGTATCTGCGCCGGCCACAGTTGTTCCAACCCCAAAGGCAATCGATAGCTGTTTCGAAATTGTTAAATCTAACAACGTATCTTTTTGGGGTACAGCCCATAGCCATCAAGCTAAGATTATATAAGTTTAATTTCACGTGAGATTTTTTCTTTTTTCTAAAGATCCAATGTAAGTTTTTTAAAGGTTTGCATACCAAATAAACCCTAATGGGTTTCAATTTTTTGGATTACGCTACATGATTGTGAGACATAGAAAAGTTGTATACGACGCCTAAGATATCAAAAACTGTTTTTTTCTCATACCTATGGGATTTTCGTCCGTTTTTCTGTAAAAGATTGAACAGACGAAACAATATCTTTGTTAATTCTTGGGTGTCTTTTTGCAAAGATTGATAAATAAGTGAAAAATAATCTTTTATGATATAAGTTGCTTTATATTCGCTTAATTCTCGTTTCTTCTTGATAAGGAGTAGTTAGCGCATTTGAAACATGGTGGAGGAACAAAGAAGGATACTTATTAATTATCCGTATAAGTGACATTCTAGTCGTTCTAATTTTACAGAATTACATTGATGAATACGAAAAAATGATTTCCATGTTTTAAAGATAAGTTCAATTTTCCATCGTAAGGAGTAAAAATCGTATACTTGCTCCTTTGGCAGATATTCCAAAGGAATATTTGTAACGTAGAAGTTAATTGCACTAAGCCGCTTACTGCGTTCTTTATAGGTAATTTGCTTCTTATGTTCTTTAGATGCTAAATCCTTTTGTCTACGCTTCATTTGCGTTTCAGTTAATTTATACAGAATAAGTCTTGCAGGAAGCTTTTGATACATTTCAATATAGATTTCAGGAATTTCATATGTTTCACCTGACTGTAATCGGTCAATAAATTGTTCCATATCTAATTGGATGTACTCAGAGTGCCTTTTTATGGTTCCATTTTGAAAGTATTCAGGTTCTTTATTCTTCTGATATATACGTGTATTGAGCTTTAATCGTGAAATAAAATAAGCACCACACTCGCTTATAGTATGTAAATCTTTTAAGTCGAAATATCCTAAATCACGTATACATACATCTTTCGGTTGAAGGGATGTTAAACAAGTAGAAGCATACATTTTATCATTGTGCTTCCCTGATCCTACATGAACATGTAGGAATTGACCACTTAGTAAATCATACTCTAGTTGAATTTTCACACCAGCATTTTGACCACTACCACCTGAGCCCTGGTATGTAGAAGTAAATTTATCTGGAACCTGAAAATGTGTAGAATCCAATACACGAATACGCCGAAAATAGTTTGTATACAAAGTTGGAATCTTGCTAGAAGAACAAAATTGTTGGTGAAGTAAATATGCTAGGAGTTGTTGTAAAAACTGAACAGCCTGAGAATTAAAACGTTGATTGAGTCCTTCTGGACTCATAGAAACGCCTGTGTTAGCTTCTAATCGACTACATAATTGTGTCAATAAAGTATGAGCTATGTTTTGGCTAAACCAAATACATAGGGCCACTAAATCTTGTGTGCGATATTTACTTTTTCGTTTAACAAATCCTACATTTCTAGCTAATTACTCTAAAGCGTCAGGCGACATGTATCGTTGCAACTCTTTAGAAAATAATTCTAGTTCATCAGAAGTCAATAAATCCATACCAAAAACGCCACCCTTTCTGTATATTTCT of Bacillus clarus contains these proteins:
- a CDS encoding M4 family metallopeptidase, translated to MKKSVVTLLATGMVLGAPFSNAFAEEQVSQQEALDKMEVVQKQWNDEQGNPSFLSGELSDKKVDSEKAVKAFLEENKELFKINPQTDLTLKEVKSDDLGMKHYVYIQSINKVPVDGARFIVHTNRDGKVTTVNGDVHLAAADRLKENTKAKISNETALSNAWKHINLAKKDTFVETNGTPLEQIKEKAKSTNEKEDLVIYEKDGNYYLTYKVQLQFIKPYGANWKIYVNAEDGTIVDSYNAVTDADTPQKGYGNGVLGDRKNLNTTYSSQYGKYYLKDTTKPMNGGVIETTTTNHGTDYENIKNSYLYDQDNAWVDKNQAPAVDAHFNAGKVYDYYKNVHNRNSFDGKGATIRSGINFGTNYNNAFWNGQQMIYGDGDGVEFAPLSGSLDVVAHELTHAVTEKSAELEYLNQSGALNESFSDVFGYFVDPANWDLGEAVYTPGVEGDALRSLSNPEKYGQPTHMNDYQYLPPTEEGDNGGVHINSGIPNKAAYLTINAIGKEKAEKIYYRALTTYLTPTSDFSKARAALLQSTADYYGVNSTTYQAVQKAWNDVGVK
- a CDS encoding erythromycin esterase family protein, which produces MLSKWKVGITASILALTTFTTAVSAEEKPVDQPKWQEWVEEHAKKLKEPTAYTYEDLSFLKETVQDKRIVLLGESTHGSTEINQSKIRIIKYLHEEMDYDVIAFESGFAEANTGYQELDKLTAEQAMKKSISSVWSTEDVEELFQYIKEQKKKGTPLMLTGFDIQIPYKIENFPFATFASEWIEKLNPKVANLLTEAEGDIFKYRSVSSYKEFQAMQTPLIGKYERIKEFIQQHKDELRQVAPKSLYDVNLLEKTISTRIDSLKTYMSNQMKEKYSIPFDYTIYNNYSLYSRDQKMAQNLAWLSEIQYTGKKIMVWGHNYHIRKQNSKMIKDFTNEFEFVGPNMIDYLPKHIKDQMYTIGLFAYSGSSLNSEDNKTIEYVKEKHESNSIEEILKAAQHPQVFVNLKGEKNRPETSWMYTPIIAQHWGYRDEIMIPNQQYDGILWLEYITPSRIK